From the genome of Erythrobacter litoralis, one region includes:
- a CDS encoding fatty acyl-AMP ligase, whose product MTDAALTPTPNDCDLPRRRADFATFSEAIDYAAKSEKGLNFHDMRGVLERVYPYREMREDALVMARRLVGAGIGKADRVALIAETGPDFAALFCACVYAGAWPVPLPLPTTFGGKENYIDQLAVQLKSSDPKLLIYPAEIAEMASAAAARQGCKASSWQEFAEAEAPGCDLPEAAPDDICYLQYSSGSTRFPTGVAVTHKALLHNLYGHSTTMHLGENDRCISWLPWYHDMGLVGCFLSLIANQVSGDFLKPDAFARRPLAWLDMISRNPGYTLSYSPTFGYDICARRISSQSNVAERFDLSRWRVAGNGADMIRPDVMQNFVNAFSDAGFRASAFTPSYGLAEAVLAVTVMPPGEGIRVELVEEERLSGAPRDISRPARYRAIVNCGKALPDMEVEIRGEDGESRADHHIGKVWCRGPSVMHSYFRNEEATRDCLVDGWLDTGDMGYMANGYLFIVGRAKDMIIINGKNHWPQDIEWAVEQLPGFNHGDIAAFAIETETGEEAPAVLVHCRVSDPAERIRLRELIADKVRSVTGMSCVVELVPPRTLPRTSSGKLSRAKAKKLYLSGEIVPLKLAA is encoded by the coding sequence ATGACCGACGCCGCCTTGACGCCGACGCCGAACGATTGCGACTTGCCGCGCCGCCGCGCGGATTTCGCGACTTTCAGCGAGGCTATCGACTACGCTGCGAAGAGCGAGAAGGGCCTCAATTTCCATGACATGCGGGGCGTGCTCGAGAGGGTGTATCCCTATCGGGAAATGCGCGAGGACGCGCTCGTCATGGCGCGCCGCCTTGTTGGCGCCGGGATCGGCAAGGCCGACCGGGTCGCGCTGATCGCTGAAACCGGGCCCGATTTCGCCGCCCTGTTCTGCGCCTGCGTCTATGCCGGGGCCTGGCCCGTTCCGCTGCCGCTGCCGACGACCTTCGGCGGCAAGGAGAATTATATCGACCAGCTCGCGGTCCAGCTGAAAAGTTCGGACCCGAAACTGCTGATCTATCCTGCCGAGATCGCCGAGATGGCCTCGGCCGCTGCGGCGCGGCAGGGATGCAAGGCATCGAGCTGGCAGGAATTCGCCGAGGCCGAGGCGCCCGGATGCGACCTGCCCGAAGCCGCTCCGGACGATATCTGCTACCTGCAATATTCGTCCGGCTCGACCCGCTTCCCGACCGGGGTCGCGGTCACGCACAAGGCCTTGCTGCACAATCTCTACGGCCATTCGACGACGATGCATCTGGGCGAGAACGATCGCTGCATCAGCTGGCTGCCATGGTATCACGACATGGGCCTCGTCGGCTGTTTCCTGTCGCTGATCGCGAATCAGGTGTCGGGCGATTTCTTGAAACCCGATGCCTTCGCCCGCCGCCCGCTTGCCTGGCTTGACATGATCAGCCGCAATCCAGGCTACACCCTCTCCTATTCGCCGACCTTCGGCTATGACATCTGCGCGCGCCGGATATCGAGCCAGTCGAACGTCGCCGAACGTTTCGACCTGTCGCGCTGGCGGGTCGCGGGCAACGGAGCGGACATGATCCGCCCGGACGTTATGCAGAATTTCGTCAATGCCTTTTCCGACGCGGGCTTTCGCGCCTCGGCCTTCACCCCTTCCTATGGCCTTGCCGAGGCGGTGCTCGCGGTCACGGTCATGCCGCCGGGCGAAGGCATCCGCGTCGAACTGGTCGAGGAGGAGCGCCTGTCGGGCGCGCCGCGCGACATCTCCCGCCCCGCCCGGTACCGCGCGATCGTCAATTGCGGCAAGGCGCTGCCCGACATGGAGGTCGAAATCCGCGGAGAGGACGGGGAATCGCGCGCCGACCATCACATCGGCAAGGTGTGGTGCCGCGGCCCCAGCGTCATGCATTCCTATTTCCGCAACGAGGAAGCGACGCGTGACTGTCTGGTCGACGGCTGGCTCGACACCGGCGACATGGGTTACATGGCGAACGGCTACCTGTTCATCGTCGGCCGGGCGAAGGACATGATCATCATCAACGGCAAGAACCACTGGCCGCAGGACATCGAATGGGCGGTTGAGCAGCTGCCCGGCTTCAATCATGGCGACATCGCCGCTTTCGCGATCGAGACCGAGACAGGCGAGGAAGCACCCGCGGTGCTGGTCCATTGCCGCGTCTCCGATCCTGCCGAACGAATTCGCCTGCGCGAACTGATCGCGGACAAGGTGCGTTCGGTGACGGGCATGAGCTGCGTCGTCGAACTCGTCCCGCCGCGCACGCTGCCGCGCACATCCTCGGGCAAGCTGTCGCGGGCCAAGGCGAAGAAGCTCTACCTGTCGGGCGAGATCGTCCCGCTCAAGCTCGCCGCCTGA
- a CDS encoding TIGR00341 family protein: MTDNAAPAEPRRPDSASPAEDAREPDAGAQAVAGSPAARSEGGIAGIVQSIRRWWLTEVTGAVDQVQVIADRREECLLSERYLFMIAMSAGIAVVGLLQSSTAVVIGAMLLSPLMGPIMGLGFALAIGDYHWLKQSARSLAWGSALAVLLCALIVYVSPIKTITPEIAARTEPTLFDLMVALFSGMAGAYAMIRGRAGTIVGVAIATALMPPLATVGFGLATLNGTVFSGALLLFVTNLITIALTAWAMARLYGFRTRLSERQTQAQNLAVVLVFVMLAIPLGFSLQQIAWEANAQRIVRSEIEETFDPRSEVFALETDFNSQPISVAATVFTPALREDAELDIERALAKRLGQPVELTLVQDEVGSNAGAAEQAQLSAARDREEAAARARADALALRLALVAGVGEDDVTIDRTRRRAVVRARPLEGANIATYRALEARISATEQDWTIEVIPPAAALPTGFAFNEEGLPTAPARRALETLAWAAGRIDLPVVLVGNDEDAERARTYLAERGITVELREERGDLRAEWGALPAE, translated from the coding sequence ATGACCGACAACGCCGCCCCGGCCGAACCGCGCCGGCCCGACAGCGCTTCCCCGGCCGAGGACGCGCGCGAGCCCGACGCTGGCGCGCAAGCGGTTGCCGGTTCGCCCGCCGCGCGCAGCGAAGGCGGGATCGCCGGGATCGTCCAGAGCATCCGCCGCTGGTGGCTGACCGAAGTGACCGGCGCGGTCGACCAGGTCCAGGTCATCGCCGACCGCCGCGAGGAATGCCTGCTTTCCGAACGCTATCTGTTCATGATCGCGATGAGCGCCGGGATCGCCGTCGTCGGCCTGCTGCAATCCTCGACCGCGGTCGTGATCGGGGCAATGCTGCTTTCACCGCTGATGGGGCCGATCATGGGGCTGGGCTTCGCGCTCGCGATCGGGGACTATCACTGGCTCAAGCAGAGCGCCCGCAGCCTTGCGTGGGGGAGCGCGCTTGCGGTCCTGCTGTGCGCGCTGATCGTCTACGTGTCGCCAATCAAGACTATCACGCCCGAAATCGCCGCGCGGACCGAGCCGACCCTGTTCGACCTCATGGTCGCGCTCTTTTCCGGCATGGCGGGCGCCTATGCGATGATCCGCGGGCGCGCGGGCACGATCGTCGGGGTCGCGATCGCCACCGCGCTCATGCCGCCGCTCGCGACGGTCGGCTTTGGCCTTGCCACCCTCAACGGCACGGTGTTCTCCGGCGCGCTGCTGCTGTTCGTCACCAACCTCATCACCATCGCGCTCACTGCATGGGCCATGGCCCGGCTCTACGGGTTTCGCACCCGCCTGTCCGAACGGCAGACGCAGGCGCAGAATCTCGCTGTCGTGCTGGTCTTCGTGATGCTCGCGATCCCGCTCGGCTTCTCGCTCCAGCAGATCGCCTGGGAAGCGAATGCGCAGCGCATCGTGCGCTCCGAGATCGAGGAGACCTTCGACCCGCGCTCGGAGGTCTTCGCACTCGAAACGGATTTTAACAGCCAGCCGATCTCGGTCGCCGCGACCGTCTTCACCCCGGCCTTGAGGGAAGATGCCGAGCTCGACATCGAGCGCGCGCTGGCGAAGCGGCTCGGCCAACCGGTCGAACTGACGCTGGTGCAGGACGAGGTCGGAAGCAATGCCGGCGCGGCCGAACAGGCGCAGCTTTCCGCCGCCCGTGACCGCGAGGAGGCGGCTGCGCGTGCCCGGGCTGATGCCCTGGCCCTGCGACTCGCGCTGGTCGCCGGGGTCGGCGAGGATGACGTGACGATCGATCGCACCCGGCGCCGCGCGGTGGTGCGTGCGCGCCCGCTCGAAGGGGCGAACATTGCGACCTATCGCGCGCTCGAGGCGCGCATAAGCGCTACGGAGCAGGACTGGACGATCGAGGTCATCCCGCCCGCTGCCGCCCTGCCCACCGGCTTCGCCTTTAACGAGGAGGGCCTGCCTACCGCCCCGGCGCGGCGCGCGCTCGAAACGCTTGCCTGGGCGGCGGGACGGATCGACCTGCCGGTGGTTCTGGTCGGCAATGACGAGGATGCGGAGCGGGCACGCACCTATCTCGCCGAGCGCGGCATCACCGTCGAATTGCGCGAGGAACGCGGAGATTTGCGCGCCGAATGGGGCGCACTGCCGGCGGAGTGA
- a CDS encoding toxic anion resistance protein has product MSTQETPETKIATATKTASDFELTPPDPVPQVAPEKAAGLVPVSSEQKSKLDSKVDAFVADLVSADSNSPEFGEKVDQITRMGQEQIRAAAGHSNRFLDRPVRAMDEDSSVGKDLAELRRTVEDLDPGRKQKLLAPRKLFGIIPFGNRLKNYFDSYTSAQGHIQAILERLESGKKELHLDNAAIDTERQKLWEAMGELEQMIHIAKTLDARLEAKANELDASDPEKAKALRESALFYVRQRTQDLLTQMAVSVQGYLALDLVKKNNVELVKGVDRASTTTVSALRTAVTVAQAMTNQKLVLQQITNLNQTTSDIIDSTSTLLREQTGQIHEQAASSTIPLETLQRAFQNIYDTMDEVDEFKVRALSSMKQTVTVLSEEVEKSKGYIARAEGQAQAQAKVASEPSLLALDN; this is encoded by the coding sequence ATGAGCACGCAGGAAACGCCCGAAACCAAGATCGCGACCGCGACCAAGACCGCGAGCGATTTCGAACTCACCCCGCCCGATCCGGTGCCGCAGGTGGCGCCGGAAAAGGCTGCCGGGCTCGTGCCCGTGTCCTCTGAGCAGAAATCGAAGCTCGACAGCAAGGTTGATGCCTTCGTCGCCGATCTTGTCTCGGCCGATTCCAATTCGCCCGAATTCGGCGAGAAGGTCGATCAGATCACCCGCATGGGACAGGAACAGATCCGCGCCGCCGCGGGCCATTCGAACCGGTTCCTGGACCGTCCGGTGCGCGCGATGGACGAGGACAGCAGCGTGGGCAAGGACCTGGCCGAACTGCGCCGCACGGTCGAAGACCTCGATCCCGGCCGCAAGCAGAAACTGCTCGCCCCGCGCAAGCTGTTCGGCATCATCCCATTCGGTAACCGGCTTAAGAACTATTTCGACAGCTATACGAGCGCGCAGGGCCACATCCAGGCGATCCTCGAACGGCTCGAATCCGGCAAGAAGGAACTGCATCTCGACAATGCCGCGATCGACACCGAACGCCAGAAACTGTGGGAGGCGATGGGCGAACTCGAACAGATGATCCACATCGCCAAGACCCTTGATGCGCGGCTGGAGGCGAAGGCGAACGAGCTCGATGCAAGCGATCCCGAAAAGGCCAAGGCGCTGCGCGAGAGCGCGCTGTTCTACGTCCGCCAGCGTACGCAGGACCTGCTGACGCAAATGGCGGTGAGCGTGCAGGGCTATCTCGCGCTCGACCTCGTCAAGAAGAACAACGTCGAACTGGTCAAGGGCGTCGACCGCGCCAGCACCACCACCGTCAGCGCGCTGCGCACGGCGGTGACCGTGGCGCAGGCGATGACCAACCAGAAACTGGTGCTGCAGCAGATCACCAATCTCAACCAGACCACCAGCGACATTATCGATTCGACCAGCACGCTGCTGCGCGAACAGACCGGCCAGATCCACGAACAGGCCGCCTCCTCGACAATCCCGCTCGAAACGCTCCAGCGCGCCTTCCAGAACATCTACGACACGATGGACGAGGTCGACGAATTCAAGGTCCGTGCGCTGTCCTCGATGAAGCAGACCGTCACCGTGCTGTCCGAAGAGGTCGAGAAGTCGAAGGGCTATATCGCCCGCGCCGAAGGGCAGGCCCAGGCGCAGGCCAAGGTGGCCTCGGAACCCTCGCTGCTCGCGCTGGATAATTGA
- a CDS encoding polyhydroxyalkanoic acid system family protein: MRVSLPHDLGREEVRRRLHERHHEIAQFFPPGMADLDTTWRDEDHMDMVITVVGQRLKGAIEIHEESVTIEMELPLALSFLRGTIERAMKKEGTRLLR, encoded by the coding sequence ATGCGCGTATCGCTTCCGCATGATCTCGGCCGCGAGGAAGTCCGCCGCCGCCTGCACGAACGCCATCACGAGATCGCCCAGTTCTTCCCGCCTGGAATGGCGGATCTCGACACTACATGGCGCGACGAGGACCACATGGACATGGTCATCACCGTGGTCGGCCAGCGACTGAAAGGCGCTATCGAAATCCATGAGGAAAGCGTGACGATCGAGATGGAACTGCCGCTCGCCCTGTCCTTTCTGCGCGGAACGATCGAGCGTGCGATGAAGAAGGAAGGCACGCGCCTCCTGCGCTGA
- a CDS encoding class I mannose-6-phosphate isomerase, protein MSGPVHRLPTRMVEKVWGRDHLPLPFEALAGTRIGEIWFEPPPELPQVLVKYLFTSEKLSVQVHPSDANALPGEAGKEECWLVLDAEPGAKLAIGFREQVRPDRIEAAALDGSIEDLLEWHEAKPGDLFYLPAGTVHAIGPGLVLVEVQQSSDTTFRLYDYGRPRELHLDRAMAVAKGEPYAAEYRGSIAERGERLVDGPFFRLDRIEGVPSDDIAADYSAPLLALPLEGSVAARTGQARARPGECLCAPEMGTLDFSNAGITLLTRARSLDG, encoded by the coding sequence ATGAGCGGGCCCGTGCACCGGCTTCCCACCCGTATGGTCGAAAAAGTATGGGGCCGCGACCATCTTCCGCTCCCTTTCGAGGCGCTCGCCGGCACCCGCATCGGGGAAATCTGGTTCGAACCGCCGCCAGAACTGCCGCAGGTTCTCGTCAAATACCTCTTCACTTCGGAAAAACTCTCGGTCCAGGTCCATCCGAGCGATGCGAATGCCCTGCCCGGCGAGGCAGGCAAGGAGGAGTGCTGGCTGGTGCTCGACGCCGAACCGGGTGCGAAACTCGCGATCGGCTTTCGAGAACAGGTGAGGCCCGATCGGATCGAGGCGGCCGCGCTCGACGGGTCGATCGAGGACCTGCTCGAATGGCACGAGGCGAAGCCGGGTGACCTGTTCTACCTGCCCGCAGGCACGGTCCACGCGATCGGTCCGGGCCTTGTGCTGGTCGAGGTGCAGCAGTCGAGCGACACCACGTTCCGGCTCTACGATTACGGACGCCCGCGCGAACTCCACCTCGATCGCGCCATGGCAGTCGCGAAGGGCGAGCCCTATGCGGCCGAGTATCGCGGCAGCATAGCCGAGAGGGGAGAGCGCCTCGTCGACGGCCCCTTCTTCCGGCTCGACCGGATCGAGGGGGTGCCCTCGGACGACATCGCGGCAGACTATTCCGCTCCGCTGCTCGCCCTGCCGCTCGAAGGTTCGGTCGCTGCGCGCACCGGGCAGGCGCGTGCCCGGCCGGGCGAATGCCTGTGCGCGCCCGAAATGGGCACGCTCGATTTTTCGAATGCTGGGATCACCCTGCTGACCCGGGCCCGGAGCCTGGACGGATAG
- a CDS encoding mannose-1-phosphate guanylyltransferase, whose amino-acid sequence MSVSAPIHPVILCGGSGTRLWPVSRKARPKPFLPLVGKRTLFEAAQDRVGDPDRFAPPIIVAGPQHQDLIEAQARGDHRLVVEPAAKNTAPAIALAAALLAPDDVMLVCPSDHHIADEAAFGAAALAATDLARKDWLVSFGIAPDRPETGYGYLHRGEELPGGFRIARFVEKPDLATAQSYLATGEYSWNGGIFAFRAGKFLEELKRHRPEMAGLVTEAVAGGIEDRSRFHPAAEPFGRIEGDSVDYAVMENTTRAAMVPVDMGWSDIGNWDALAEALAAEPGLADGTGNVALGRADLFGCRGVLAISDGPRVSVVGLEDVCIVVSGGEVLVTTREGAQRVGKLPGASNQEQAR is encoded by the coding sequence ATGAGCGTGTCCGCCCCCATCCACCCGGTCATCCTGTGCGGAGGCAGCGGCACGCGGCTCTGGCCCGTCAGCCGCAAGGCCCGGCCCAAGCCGTTCCTGCCACTTGTCGGAAAGCGCACCCTGTTCGAAGCGGCGCAGGACCGGGTCGGCGATCCCGATCGCTTCGCCCCGCCGATCATCGTTGCCGGGCCCCAGCATCAAGACCTCATCGAAGCGCAAGCGCGCGGGGATCATCGCCTTGTCGTCGAGCCGGCGGCCAAGAACACCGCGCCTGCGATAGCGCTCGCCGCCGCCTTGCTCGCGCCCGATGACGTGATGCTGGTCTGCCCGAGCGATCACCACATCGCCGACGAAGCCGCATTCGGCGCCGCCGCCCTCGCCGCGACGGACCTTGCGCGAAAGGACTGGCTCGTCTCTTTCGGCATCGCGCCCGACCGTCCCGAGACCGGCTATGGCTACCTCCATCGCGGCGAGGAACTGCCCGGCGGCTTTCGCATCGCCCGCTTCGTCGAGAAGCCCGATCTCGCGACAGCGCAGAGCTATCTCGCCACCGGCGAATACAGCTGGAACGGCGGCATCTTCGCTTTCCGCGCGGGCAAGTTCCTCGAGGAGCTCAAACGACACCGGCCCGAAATGGCCGGCCTAGTGACCGAGGCGGTCGCGGGCGGTATCGAGGACAGATCGCGCTTCCATCCTGCAGCCGAACCCTTCGGAAGGATCGAGGGGGATTCGGTCGATTACGCGGTGATGGAGAACACGACCCGCGCCGCAATGGTACCGGTCGACATGGGCTGGTCCGATATCGGCAACTGGGACGCGCTTGCCGAGGCGCTGGCCGCCGAACCCGGGCTTGCCGACGGAACGGGCAATGTCGCGTTGGGGCGCGCCGATCTCTTCGGCTGTCGCGGCGTGCTCGCGATTAGCGACGGTCCGCGCGTCTCGGTCGTGGGGCTCGAGGACGTGTGCATCGTGGTGTCCGGGGGCGAGGTACTGGTCACGACCCGCGAAGGCGCTCAGCGCGTCGGCAAGCTGCCGGGGGCGAGCAATCAGGAGCAGGCACGATGA
- a CDS encoding energy transducer TonB, which yields MADFSNRDGARSQRVRWPLLFGIALAHLAGLYLLGKLLAPDFTGGIEREVIAAFSLETPPAPPPPPENEIEPDEGAQAAPGKEAVPQPVTAPEPEIALPTPSPVPQSSSTGAADRSGARASGDGTGAAGSGPGTGSGNRCGGRGGVAVTRPVHVSGRIDDARDYPVPPGGREVRRGSEVIVRVIVGTDGRARDCTIYRPSPDPEADAITCRLVEQRLCFRPAMDASGNPVPAPFYWRQRWF from the coding sequence ATGGCCGATTTTTCCAACCGGGATGGAGCGAGGTCGCAGCGTGTGCGCTGGCCCCTGCTGTTTGGCATCGCCCTCGCTCATCTTGCCGGGCTCTATCTGCTTGGGAAACTGCTCGCTCCTGATTTCACCGGGGGGATCGAGCGCGAAGTGATCGCGGCCTTTTCGCTGGAAACCCCGCCTGCTCCGCCTCCGCCACCCGAAAACGAGATCGAGCCCGACGAAGGCGCACAAGCTGCACCGGGCAAGGAGGCGGTGCCGCAGCCGGTAACCGCGCCTGAACCAGAGATCGCTCTGCCAACACCCAGCCCGGTGCCGCAGTCATCATCGACCGGCGCGGCCGACCGTTCCGGTGCGCGCGCTTCGGGTGACGGGACCGGCGCTGCTGGGAGCGGCCCGGGGACGGGCTCGGGCAATCGCTGCGGCGGGCGCGGCGGGGTGGCGGTGACACGCCCGGTGCACGTCTCCGGGCGGATCGATGATGCACGCGACTATCCCGTCCCTCCCGGCGGGCGCGAGGTCCGGCGGGGGAGCGAGGTGATCGTGCGGGTGATCGTCGGTACGGACGGGCGCGCCCGCGACTGCACGATCTACCGCCCCAGTCCCGACCCCGAGGCCGATGCGATCACTTGTCGGCTGGTCGAACAGCGGCTCTGCTTCCGCCCAGCAATGGATGCGAGCGGGAACCCGGTGCCGGCACCCTTCTACTGGCGCCAGCGCTGGTTCTGA
- a CDS encoding TonB-dependent receptor: protein MKIKYLLAASVVSLSAATIVATPAVAQQITSGVEGQVTDETGNALPGATITVTDERTGASRTATSGSGGQFRVVNLQPGGPYSVTVTAPGYEGQTVEDVFTNIGGRQSFSFQLTSGAAETIIVTGARAGATQLAVGPGTAFDSQTLEAFPSITRDIRDIIRIDPRVAIDTANDVDRISCLGGNDRSNTFTVDGIVQADVFGLNGTPFAARNALPLPFDVVDQVSVEFAPFDVEYSEFTGCLVNVVTQAGSNEFHGSAFITYFDDGMLANEVDGRPLQAGSEKRWGATINGPIIKDRLFFSFGYEETDLGDGNDFGPAGGGFANEADFVSQAQFDEFAQIARDVYGQDVGGYPTTLPESSVRYFGRLDWQIADGHRLEGTYQRLEETNVESDTGGQNLTGLNSFEDEGTISDYYSVRLYSEWSDTISTELRLSRAEVGDVQGPFGFGEAQSANPTVRLAVGVTPDGTPAQGTGGVTDQNGLLTTGPGIFRSANQLDTKIDQARFQMNVDAGDGHFLKFGAEINDLEVFNLFAVNATGTLFFRNLDDFRNGIVASGDFSSVFGDLADDLILGDDGDFLGGGTISASPSGDINEAAALFSRRIYSIYAQDEWQATDQLSIIAGIRVQMYDGDAPPANPNFLERYGFTNATSFGRLDTLLLPRLSATYEFDNDGFFSNSRLTGGVGVFSGGDPVVWFSNAFSNNGFNVGEGSTFSAGCAGFTNPDGSFNVLNNGQFTGFPQCAIDEGSAQAAEGLADTQSIDPDIDIPSVVRANIGLVTDFGTETGFFSNWRLNLDYIYSRFNDTLNWVDLSQTPNPSEGLNGFTVDGRPIYDAIDPSNAGCTAQLQGTGGTPPVYTNVNAPCFSTGRDDEIQLTNGPSFDSHVFSAILSKTFESGLFTSGGSTRLNFGYAFTDSNNNRNAGSSTATSSYDVTAAFDRQNPAVSTSNFETRHNITATVNFREEFFDGYDTNIGVFFRARSGLPYSLTFDGGGVFNDSSSGSDNALLYIPTGVNDPNLSPDSDPAAVTALLDYLATSEVGEQCSFNLGESVARNTCNNDWHFDMDLRFSQELPFLGSLTGIANDRVEVFADFANFLNLLDGGWNVLRARGEFVDLVDGDYDDEGRYVIDGFNPDDQNNLAIGPSAWRIQIGARYEF from the coding sequence ATGAAGATCAAATATCTCCTTGCAGCGAGCGTCGTCAGCCTCTCTGCAGCAACAATCGTAGCGACCCCGGCGGTCGCACAGCAGATTACCTCGGGCGTCGAGGGTCAGGTTACCGACGAAACGGGCAATGCGCTTCCCGGTGCGACGATCACCGTCACCGACGAACGCACCGGCGCCTCGCGCACCGCGACTTCGGGTTCGGGCGGCCAGTTCCGCGTGGTCAACCTGCAGCCGGGCGGTCCCTACAGCGTCACCGTTACCGCGCCCGGTTATGAAGGCCAGACCGTCGAGGACGTCTTCACCAACATCGGCGGTCGCCAGAGCTTCTCCTTCCAGCTGACCTCGGGCGCTGCCGAAACGATCATCGTAACGGGCGCGCGCGCTGGCGCCACCCAGCTCGCCGTCGGCCCCGGCACGGCCTTCGATTCCCAGACGCTCGAAGCCTTCCCGTCGATCACCCGCGACATCCGCGACATCATCCGCATCGACCCGCGCGTCGCGATCGACACGGCCAACGACGTTGACCGCATCTCCTGCCTCGGCGGCAACGACCGTTCGAACACCTTCACCGTCGACGGCATCGTCCAGGCCGACGTCTTCGGCCTCAACGGCACGCCCTTCGCCGCACGCAACGCGCTGCCGCTGCCGTTCGACGTGGTCGACCAGGTCTCGGTCGAATTCGCTCCGTTCGACGTCGAGTATTCGGAATTCACCGGCTGTCTCGTCAACGTCGTGACCCAGGCCGGTTCGAACGAATTCCACGGTTCGGCCTTCATCACCTATTTCGACGATGGGATGCTCGCCAACGAAGTAGACGGTCGTCCGCTCCAGGCCGGCAGCGAAAAGCGCTGGGGTGCGACCATCAACGGCCCGATCATCAAGGATCGCCTGTTCTTCTCGTTCGGCTATGAGGAAACCGACCTTGGGGATGGCAACGATTTCGGCCCGGCCGGCGGCGGCTTCGCCAACGAGGCGGACTTCGTCAGCCAGGCCCAGTTCGACGAATTCGCGCAGATCGCGCGCGACGTCTACGGTCAGGACGTTGGCGGATATCCGACCACCCTTCCGGAAAGTTCGGTTCGCTATTTCGGCCGTCTTGACTGGCAGATCGCCGATGGTCACCGCCTTGAGGGCACCTACCAGCGGCTCGAGGAAACCAATGTCGAATCCGACACTGGTGGCCAGAACCTCACCGGCCTCAACTCGTTCGAAGACGAAGGCACGATTTCCGACTATTACTCGGTTCGCCTGTACTCGGAATGGAGCGACACGATCTCCACCGAACTGCGTTTGAGCCGCGCCGAAGTCGGCGACGTGCAGGGTCCGTTCGGTTTCGGTGAAGCGCAGTCGGCCAATCCGACCGTGCGTCTCGCGGTCGGCGTCACTCCTGACGGCACGCCTGCCCAGGGTACCGGCGGCGTGACTGATCAGAACGGCCTGCTGACCACCGGCCCGGGCATCTTCCGTTCGGCCAACCAGCTCGACACCAAGATCGACCAGGCCCGTTTCCAAATGAACGTCGATGCTGGCGACGGCCACTTCCTGAAGTTCGGCGCCGAAATCAACGATCTCGAAGTGTTCAACCTGTTCGCGGTCAACGCGACCGGCACGCTGTTCTTCCGCAACCTCGACGATTTCCGCAACGGCATTGTCGCGAGCGGCGACTTCTCGAGCGTGTTCGGCGATCTTGCCGACGACCTGATCCTCGGCGACGATGGCGACTTCCTCGGCGGCGGCACAATCAGCGCCTCGCCGTCGGGCGACATCAACGAGGCCGCTGCGCTGTTCAGCCGCCGGATCTACTCGATCTATGCGCAGGACGAATGGCAGGCGACCGACCAGCTGTCGATCATCGCCGGCATCCGCGTGCAGATGTATGACGGCGATGCCCCGCCCGCGAACCCGAACTTCCTCGAGCGCTACGGCTTCACTAATGCGACCTCGTTCGGCCGCCTCGACACGCTGCTCCTGCCGCGTCTTTCGGCGACCTACGAATTCGACAATGACGGGTTCTTCTCGAACTCGCGTCTCACCGGCGGCGTCGGCGTCTTCTCCGGCGGCGACCCGGTGGTGTGGTTCTCGAACGCGTTCTCGAACAACGGCTTCAATGTCGGCGAAGGCTCGACCTTCTCGGCGGGCTGTGCCGGGTTCACCAATCCCGACGGTTCGTTCAACGTCCTGAACAACGGCCAGTTCACCGGCTTCCCGCAGTGCGCGATCGATGAAGGCTCGGCCCAGGCTGCCGAGGGTCTTGCCGACACCCAGTCGATCGATCCCGACATCGACATCCCGAGCGTGGTGCGTGCGAACATCGGTCTCGTCACCGATTTCGGCACCGAAACCGGCTTCTTCAGCAACTGGCGCCTGAACCTCGACTACATCTATTCGCGGTTCAACGATACGCTGAACTGGGTCGATCTGTCCCAGACGCCGAACCCGTCGGAGGGCCTCAACGGCTTCACCGTCGACGGTCGCCCGATTTACGACGCGATCGATCCGAGCAATGCCGGCTGCACCGCGCAGCTGCAGGGCACGGGCGGCACGCCGCCGGTCTACACCAACGTCAACGCGCCTTGCTTCAGCACGGGCCGCGATGACGAAATCCAGCTGACCAACGGTCCGAGCTTCGACAGCCACGTCTTCTCGGCGATCCTGTCGAAGACCTTCGAAAGCGGGCTCTTCACCTCGGGCGGCAGCACCCGACTGAACTTCGGCTATGCCTTCACCGACTCGAACAACAACCGGAATGCCGGTTCGTCGACCGCCACTTCGTCCTATGACGTGACCGCGGCCTTCGACCGCCAGAACCCGGCGGTGTCGACCTCCAACTTCGAGACCCGTCATAACATCACCGCGACGGTGAACTTCCGCGAGGAATTCTTCGACGGTTACGACACCAATATTGGGGTCTTCTTCCGGGCGCGTTCGGGTCTGCCCTACAGCCTGACCTTCGACGGCGGCGGCGTCTTCAACGACTCTTCGTCGGGTTCGGACAACGCGCTGCTCTACATCCCGACCGGCGTGAACGATCCGAACCTGTCGCCCGACAGCGATCCGGCTGCGGTGACTGCGCTGCTCGACTATCTCGCCACGAGCGAAGTCGGCGAACAGTGCAGCTTCAACCTCGGCGAGTCGGTCGCGCGCAACACCTGCAACAACGACTGGCATTTCGACATGGACCTGCGCTTCAGCCAGGAACTTCCGTTCCTCGGCAGCCTGACCGGGATTGCCAATGACCGGGTCGAGGTGTTCGCGGACTTCGCCAACTTCCTGAACCTGCTTGATGGTGGGTGGAACGTCCTGCGTGCCCGCGGCGAGTTCGTGGACCTGGTCGACGGCGACTACGACGACGAAGGTCGCTACGTGATCGACGGCTTCAACCCCGACGATCAGAACAACCTCGCCATCGGCCCTTCGGCCTGGCGGATCCAGATCGGCGCCCGCTACGAATTCTAA